The following are from one region of the Deltaproteobacteria bacterium genome:
- a CDS encoding efflux transporter outer membrane subunit, giving the protein MDRDLLLVIIGFAIFVGGCTMAPKYSRPEAPVSAHWPAGAAYKETKAPIGIPTGPELRWWEFFADERLQEIIETALNNNRDLRLAALNVERARALYGVQRAELFPSVNAVGAGIKQRSSSDLTRPGEPRTTKQFSVNLGLASWEIDFFGRIRSLTQRALEHYLATDEARRSVQIALVSEIGRAYFALAADREKLKLARSTLDTQQGVYDLMQQQYEVGVANQLDLRRVQTQVDAARRDVARYTQLVAQDQNALNLLAGSPVPENLLPRDLTGVSPPKDISAGLSSGVLLNRPDIIAAERQLKAAYAYIGAARAAFFPRISLTTSLGTASNELSGLFSSSSNTWNFASQVIMPIFDARTWAAYRVSKVQRKIALAQYEKTIQTAFREVADALAVQGTVDEQLSAQQSLVNALEDTYRLAIQRYTSGIDSYLSVLDAQRSLYFAQKTLLTLRLTKLANQVRLYAVLGGGGDNPRAHKGGS; this is encoded by the coding sequence ATGGACAGGGATCTTCTTCTTGTAATTATCGGATTTGCCATATTTGTGGGCGGCTGCACCATGGCTCCGAAATACTCCAGACCTGAAGCTCCGGTTTCTGCCCACTGGCCTGCTGGTGCGGCATACAAAGAAACTAAAGCTCCGATTGGGATACCGACAGGTCCGGAGCTGAGGTGGTGGGAATTCTTCGCCGACGAACGCCTTCAAGAAATTATTGAGACCGCCTTGAACAACAACCGGGATCTGCGGCTTGCCGCCTTGAACGTGGAAAGGGCACGGGCCCTCTACGGTGTTCAACGGGCCGAGCTGTTTCCCTCGGTCAATGCGGTTGGTGCAGGAATCAAGCAACGGAGTTCCTCAGATCTTACGCGCCCCGGAGAGCCGAGGACAACCAAGCAATTCAGTGTCAATCTGGGCCTTGCTTCTTGGGAGATCGACTTTTTCGGCCGTATCCGCAGCCTCACGCAGCGGGCCTTGGAACACTATCTGGCCACGGATGAAGCCCGGCGCAGCGTGCAGATCGCCCTGGTGTCCGAGATTGGCAGGGCGTATTTCGCCCTTGCCGCCGATCGGGAGAAGCTCAAGCTGGCCCGCTCCACCCTCGATACCCAGCAGGGAGTTTATGATTTGATGCAGCAGCAATATGAAGTTGGGGTTGCAAACCAGTTGGACCTGCGCCGAGTACAAACTCAGGTAGATGCGGCCAGGAGGGATGTTGCACGGTATACCCAACTGGTGGCACAGGACCAAAATGCGTTGAACCTTCTGGCAGGCTCTCCGGTGCCGGAAAATCTCTTGCCGCGGGACCTGACGGGTGTTAGCCCTCCAAAAGATATTTCCGCAGGCCTGTCATCCGGCGTGCTTCTGAACCGGCCTGATATTATAGCCGCAGAACGTCAGCTCAAGGCGGCATATGCTTATATAGGAGCTGCACGGGCCGCATTCTTCCCCCGAATCTCTCTGACAACCTCTCTAGGAACCGCTAGCAACGAGCTCTCCGGTCTCTTCAGTTCCAGCTCTAACACCTGGAACTTTGCCTCACAAGTAATTATGCCGATTTTTGACGCCCGCACCTGGGCTGCGTACAGGGTCAGCAAGGTTCAGCGGAAAATCGCACTGGCCCAATACGAAAAGACCATTCAGACGGCCTTCAGGGAAGTGGCCGATGCCCTTGCCGTGCAAGGTACCGTAGACGAGCAACTCTCGGCACAACAATCTTTGGTCAATGCTTTGGAAGATACATACCGCCTTGCCATACAACGTTACACAAGTGGGATTGACAGCTACCTGAGCGTCCTTGATGCGCAGCGGTCTCTCTACTTCGCCCAGAAGACGCTGCTAACGCTACGGCTGACAAAGCTCGCCAACCAGGTGAGGCTTTATGCGGTATTGGGCGGGGGCGGCGACAATCCCAGGGCACACAAAGGCGGATCATAG
- a CDS encoding LysE family transporter — translation MPRPLLTATVSESALTRLKAGFLVITEHDLSGALQVIAIVLGLAPFLKAPLVMGFIALPGSRMLLWIRVDVV, via the coding sequence TTGCCCAGGCCCCTCTTGACTGCAACCGTTTCCGAATCGGCCCTCACACGGCTCAAAGCCGGCTTCCTCGTCATCACGGAGCACGACCTATCGGGCGCCTTGCAGGTGATCGCCATTGTCCTCGGATTGGCCCCTTTTCTCAAGGCTCCCTTGGTCATGGGCTTCATCGCCCTTCCAGGGAGCAGGATGCTGCTCTGGATACGAGTCGATGTGGTCTGA